TCTGGGCATCGGTTATCTGCCGCAGGAAGCCTCGATTTTTCGTGGGCTTTCGGTGGAAGGCAACATCATGGCGGTGCTGGAGGCCATTGAACCCGACCGAGCCACCCGCGAGGCCGCCTTGGATTCGCTGCTGGCCGAATTTTCCATCGAGCATCTGCGCCGCGCCCCGGCCATGGCGCTGTCGGGCGGCGAACGCCGCCGCGTCGAAATCGCCCGCGCCCTGGCGTCCAAGCCGCATTTCATCTTGCTGGATGAGCCCTTGGCCGGTATCGACCCCATTGCCGTGTCCGACATCCGTGATCTGGTGTCGCACCTGAAGGATCGCGGCATCGGCGTGCTGATCACCGACCACAATGTGCGCGAAACCCTGGATATCATCGATCGCGCTTATATCCTGCATGACGGGGTGGTACTGATGGAGGGACGGCCGTCGGAAATCGTTGCCCATGAAGGCGTTCGCCGCGTCTATCTGGGCGAGCGGTTCAGCCTGTGATGACCTGATTCCATGGCCCTGACCCCCCGCCTCGATCTTCGTCAAAGCCAGTCTCTGGTGATGACACCGCAATTGCAGCAGGCCATCAAGCTGTTGCAATTGTCCAACATGGAACTGACCGCCTTCATCGAGCAGGAATTGGAGCGCAATCCGCTGCTCGAGCGCGAGGATGCCGAACGGGGTGAACCGGAACCGGCGCCGGAACCGGACATGCAGCCCCAGGCGGAAGAACCGCCCATGCTGGACGGCATGACCCAGTCGTCCGCCGAAGACGGCATGGATGTGGATTACGACAACCTCTACAACAACGACAGCGCCTCTGACGGCATCGGCGGCGGCGAGGCCTTTGGCCAGTGGGGGCAATCGGGCGGCCATCACGGTTTCGACGATGGCGAAAACAATCTGGAACAGACGGTGGCCGGCGAGATTTCGCTGCGCGACCACCTGATCGCCCAGTTGAACATGGACATCATCGATCCGGCGGAAAAACTGATCGGCCTGCATCTGATCGAAATGCTGGACGAATCGGGCTATCTGATCGGCAGCTTGGACGAACTGGCGGAAAAGCTGGGCTGTTCCGTCGCCGCTGTCGAGGCGGTGCTGGTCAAGGTCCAGCGTTTCGACCCCATCGGCGCCTTCGCCCGCTCGCTCAAGGAATGCCTAGCCCTGCAACTGGCCGAGCGCAACCGCCTGGACCCGGCCATGCAGGCGCTGTTGAACAACCTGGAAATGCTGGCGCGGCGCGATCTGGTCGGGCTGATGAAGGTGTGCGCCATCGACGCCGAGGATCTGACCGAGATGATCGGCGAGATCAAGGCGCTGGACCCCAAGCCGGCCCTCAGGTTCGATCACGTGGTGGCGCAACCGGTGACGCCTGACGTGCTGATGCGCCGCACCCCCGACGGGGCTTGGGCGGTAGAGCTTAATTCCGACACCTTGCCGCGCGTTTTGGTCAACACCCGCTATTACACCCAGGTGGCCGACCAGACCCGCAAACGCGACGACAAATCCTATCTGACGGAACGCTTTCAATCGGCGAATTGGCTGGTGAAGTCGTTGCATCAGCGCGCCACCACCATCTTGAAGGTGGCGGCGGAACTGGTGCGCCAGCAGGACGCCTTCTTCCGTCTCGGTGTCCAGCATCTGCGGCCTTTGGTGCTGCGCGACATCGCCGGGGCCATCGGCATGCACGAAAGCACGGTCAGCCGGGTGACCTCCAACAAGTACATCTCGACACCGCGCGGCATCTACGAGCTCAAGTACTTCTTTACCCAGGCGATCGGCTCCAATGACGGCGGCGATGCCCATTCGGCCGAATCGGTGCGCCACCGCATCAAGGCGCTGATCGAGGCCGAGGGCAAGGCGGTGCTGTCCGACGACAGCATCGTCGACATCCTGAAGCGCGAAGGCATCGACATCGCCCGGCGGACGGTGGCAAAATACCGGGAAGGGATGAACATCCCCTCCTCGGTCCAGCGGCGGCGGGAAAAGGCGTTGGGCGGGTGAATACCCTAGAATGCTTGACTTGGAAGTGTAGCGGAATTAAGGTCCGGCGCTTCCCTGAACTGGTTGACGGCCAACGATGCCGCGACCACAAGAGGCCAATAACAGCGGATGGCGATCCGCGCTGGTTCGATGCGGAAGGCGTGGCCTTCCCTCGGGGATCTGCTCTTAAACCATAGGGTTAGATACTTCATGGACATCGCCGACCTGATTACTCCGGCTGCCGTCATCCCCAATCTGCGCGCCACCTCGAAAAAGCAGGCGCTGCAGGATTTGGCCAAGAAGGCGGCGGACCTGACCGGCTTGCACGAACGCGCCGTCTTCGACGTGCTGCTGGAGCGCGAGCGTCTGGGCACCACCGGCGTCGGCAACGGCATCGCCATTCCCCACGGCAAGCTGGCCACCTTGGATCGCCTGTACGGTCTGTTCGCCCGGCTTGAGCGCCCCATCAATTTCGAATCCATCGACGAACATCCGGTCGATCTGATTTTCCTGCTGCTCGCCCCCGAATCCGCCGGGGCCGATCATCTCAAGGCCTTGGCCCGGGTGTCGCGGCTGTTGCGCGACAAGGGCGTGTGCGAAAAGCTGCGCGGCACCGACAGCCCCGAGGCGCTTTATGCCCTGCTGACCGAATCGCCGGCCAGCCGTGCCGCCTGATATGTCAGGTCTTCCCCCTCTGTTCTTACAGCGTGAAACGCGGTAGAAGAAGCGTATGAGGACGCTCTACCATTACCCCCTATGCCCGTTTTCGCGGAAGGTCCGCATCGTTCTGGCCGAAAAGAAGCTGGAATTCGATGAGCGGATCGAGAAGGCGTGGGAACGCCGTGACGAGTTCCTGGAACTCAGCCCCGGCGGCGACCTGCCGGTTCTGGTCGAGCAGAACGGCACCATCTTCGGCGACGCCACCGCCATCTGCGAATATCTGGACGAAACCCACCGCGACTCGCCGTTATTGCCGGCGGAGCCGGAGGCGCGGGCGGAAGTGCGGCGGCTGGTGGGGTGGTTCGACCGCAAGTTCCATGACGAGGTCACCCGCAATCTGGTGGACGAAAAGGTCACCAAGCGGCTGACCACGGTCAAGGGGGCGCCGGATTCGCGGGCCATCCGCGCCGGTTTCGCCCATATCCATCAGCATCTGGAATACATCGCTTGGCTGACCGAGCGGCGGACTTGGCTGGCCGGGGGCTATTTCACCTTGGCCGATGCCGCCGCCGCCGCCCAGATTTCCTGCATCGACTATATCGGCGACGTGCCCTGGGACCGCCATCCCGGCGCCAAGGAATGGTATGCCATGGTCAAGTCGCGCCCCAGCTTCCGCCTGTTGCTGGCCGACCATGTGCCCGGTGTGCCGCCGCCAAAGCATTACGCCGATCTGGATTTCTGATCATGACGGGCTGGGGGCTGCTCGCCGCCGTGTTCTTGCTGGCCGCGTCAACCGCGCGGGCCGAGGTGATCGAACATCTGCCGGCGGGGGAAACCCGCATCGCCCTGACCTTCGACGCCTGCGAGGCCCGCAACAAGCCGGCCTTTTTCGATCAGGCGATCCTGGATTATCTGGCCGCCGAAAAACTGCCCTACACCATTTTCGCCACCGGCCTGTTCGCCAAGCGTAATCAGGCGCAATTGGCCGAACTGGCCCGATCGCCGCTGGTCGCGGTGGAAAACCATTCCTTCGACCACCCCCAGCACATGGAACGCCTGAGCCCCGATCAGGTCCGCGCCCAGGTGGCCGATACCGATGCGGTGATCGCTGGCATCACCGGGCGGCAGCCGCGTTTCTTCCGCTTTCCCGCCGGCAATTACGATGCCGCCACCTTGGCCACAATCGAGGCCACCGGCCACAAGGTCGTGCATTGGAGCTTCGCCTCGGGCGATCCGGCGCCGGGGCTGAAACCGGACCCCCTGAAAAACTGGGTGCTGGCAAAAGCGCGCCCGGGCGATATTCTGATCTTTCATGTCAATGGCCGCGCCCCGGCCACCGCCACTGCCCTGCCGGCCATCATTAAGGGCCTGAAGGCCCGCCATGTTCAATTCGTGCGTCTGGATGAGGTGTTGAAATGATCCGCCCGTTGCGCCCCCAGGAAGCCCCGGCTCTGGCCGAGGCCTTGGCCCATATGGACCCGTGGCGCCGCTTGGGTTTTTCCGACGATGGGCTGGCTGGCTATCTCACCCGCGATGACGGCAACCTGCTGCGCATGGTCTATGAAGACGAAGGCCGCCCCGTCGGCGTGCTGTGCCTGCGTTCGCCCTGGCTTCGCGGCCCCTATGTGGAATTGCTGGCGGTGGTGCCCGAGCGCCAGGGACAAGGCATTGGCAGCGCGCTTTTGGCTTGGGCGGCGGGACAGAATGGCGGCAATCTGTGGGTCTGCGTCTCGGCCTTCAATACCCGGGGGCGCGATTTCTATGGCCGCAACGGCTTCGTCGAAAAGGCCGAACTGAACGATCTGATCAGCGTCGGCGAAGACGAAATCCTGATGCGCAAGCGCTTGCGCTAGACTTGTTTCAGCTAAGGCGGTGAAGGCGGGGAGTCCCGCCCCCCTTCATCCCTTGGAATTACGGATCGCCGCGATGTTCGCGGCGTAATCCTTGGTCTTGAACACGGCGGACCCGGCGACCAGACAGGTGGCGCCGGCTTCCATCACCTTCCAGGCATTGTCGGCGGTGACGCCGCCGTCGACCTGGATGTCGATGGCGCGGCCCGCGATCATGCGCTTGATGCGGGCGATCTTCTCTAATTGGCTGTCGATAAAGCTTTGGCCACCGAAGCCGGGATTGACGCTCATCACCAGCACCATGTCGATGCTGTCGAGCACGTATTCGATGACGTTTTCCGGCGTATGCGGGTTAAGCGAGACGCCGGCTTTCTTGCCCAGCGCCTTGATCGCCTGGACCGAGCGGTGCAGGTGCTTGTCGGCCTCGGCGTGGACGGTGATCAGATCGGCACCGGCCTTGGCGTAATCTTCCAGGTACGGCTGGGCCGGGTCGATCATCAGATGGACATCGAACACCTTCTTGGTCCACGGGCGGATGGCCTTGATCACCGGCGGGCCGAAGGTCAGGTTGGGGACGAAATGCCCGTCCATGACGTCGATGTGAATCCAGTCGCAGCCGGCTTCGTCGATGGCTTTGACCTCGGCGCCCAGTTGGGCGAAATCGGCGGACAGGATGGACGGCGCGATCAGAACGGACATGGTTGTCTCCCTGTAGACAGAGTCAGGGCCGGGATTGGCGTTTCCCGGCCCTGTTTTTGGTTAGTTGACCTTGGGGTCCAGATCGCCCTTGGCGTAGCGGTTGGCCATGTCTTCCAGCGAGATCGGCTTGATCTTGGAGGCATTGCCGGCGGTGCCGAAGGCTTCGTAACGGGCCTTGCAGATCCCCTTCATGCCGGCCATGGCCGGCTTCAGGTAATCGCGCGGATCGAACTTCTTGGGGTTCTCGGCCATGTATTTGCGGATCGAACCGGTGGCGGCCATGCGCAGATCGGTGTCGATATTGACCTTACGCACGCCGTGCTTGATGCCCTCGACGATCTCGGCCACCGGCACGCCATAGGTCTCGCCCAGATCACCGCCGTTTTCGTTGATGATCTTCAGCCAGTCCTGCGGCACCGAGGAGGAACCATGCATCACCAGATGGGTGTTGGGGATGCGGGCGTGGATTTCCTTGATGCGGCTGATGGCCAACACGTCACCGGTGGGCGGACGGGTGAACTTGTAGGCGCCGTGGCTGGTGCCGATGGCGATGGCCAGGGCGTCGACCTTGGTCAGCTTGACGAATTCGGCGGCTTCGTCGGGGTCGGTGAGCAGCTTGGAGTGATCCAGCTTGCCTTCGGCGCCGACACCGTCTTCCTCGCCGGCCATGCCGGTTTCAAGCGACCCCAGGCAGCCCAGCTCGCCCTCGACCGAGACGCCGCAGGCATGGGCGAGGTCGACCACCTTGCGGGTGACGGCGACGTTATAATCCCAATCCGACGGGGTCTTGCCGTCTTCCAGCAAGCTGCCGTCCATCATCACCGACGAGAAGGCCGACTGGATGGCGCGGATGTTCACCGCCGGGCTGGTGCCGTGATCCTGGTGCATACACACCGGGATATGCGGATAGGCTTCCGCCGCCGCCAGGATCAGGTGACGCAGGAAGGGCTCGCCGGCATATTTACGCGCGCCCGCCGAGGCCTGCAGGATGACCGGGCTGTCGGTTTCGGCAGCGGCCTCCATGATGGCCTTGACCTGCTCCATGTTGTTGACGTTGAACGCCGGGACGCCATAGCCGTGTTCGGCGGCGTGATCCAGGAGCTGGCGCATGGAAACGAGAGGCATTTCTTATTCTCCCTTATGAATTCTTTTACAGACGGGCCAGGGCCGCGTCCGCCACCGCATCCGCGGTAATGCCGAAATGAGCGTACAGCTTGTCGGCCGGAGCGGACGCGCCGTAACCGGTCATGCCGATGACCGCGCCGTCCAGGCCGACATAGCGTTCCCAGCCAAAGGTGGTGAGCGCCTCGACGGCGACCCGCACGCATCCGTCACCCAGGACCTCAGCACGATACTCCTTTGACTGCCGGTCGAACAGCTCCCAGCACGGCATGGACACCACGGCGGCCTGAACCCCCTTGGCCGCCAGCAATTTGCGGGCGTCCAGCGCCAGCGACACTTCCGAGCCGGTGGCCAGCAAGGTGACCTGGCGCTTGCCTTCCGCTTCCACCAGGACATAGGCGCCCTTGGCGGTCAGGTTGTCGCTGGTGTGGGTGGTGCGCAAGGTCGGCAGGTTCTGGCGCGACAGGGCGAAGCAGCTGGGGCCCTTGTGGTTCAACAGCGCCACTTCATAGGCTTCCATGGTTTCCACCGCGTCGGCCGGGCGGAACACCAAGGTGTTGGGCGTGGCGCGCAGGGCGGCGATGGTTTCGATCGGCTGATGGGTGGGGCCGTCTTCGCCCAGGCCGATGGAATCGTGGGTCAGCACATAGAGAACCCGCTGTTCCATCAACGCCGACATGCGCAGCGCCGGCCACAGATAGTTGGCGAAAATCAGGAAGGTGCCGCCATAGGGGATGAAACCGCCATGCAGCGCCAGACCGTTCATCACCGCCGCCATGCCGTGTTCGCGGATGCCGTAATGGATGTAGCGGCCAGCATAGGCGCCGGCGGCGATGGACGGGGCGCAGGCCTTGGTGTTGGTCAGGTTGGAATGGGTCAGATCGGCAGAGCCGCCGATCATTTCCGGGATGGCGGCGGTCAGCACCTCCAGCGCGTCCTGGCTGGCCTTGCGGGTCGCCACCTTCGGCTGTTCGGCGGAAATCTTGGCCTTGAAGGCCTGGACGGCGGCTTGCCAGCCATCGGGCAGACGGCCTTCCTGGGTGCGGCTGAACTCGGCCTTGACCGCGGCGGCCAGGGTGCTCAGACGGCCTTCCCAGGCTTGGCGCTCGACCGCGCCACGGCTGCCGGCGGCACGCCAGGCGGCCAGCACGTGATCGGGGATGACGAAGGGCTCATAGGGCCAGTTGGCGGCATCGCGGGCGGCCTTGATCTCGTCGGCGCCCAAGGGGGCGCCGTGGACCTTTTCCGAACCGCACTTGTTGGGGGCGCCCTTGCCGATGATGGTGCGACAGGCGATCAGGGTCGGCTTGTCCGCGTTGCGCGCCGCCGCGATGGCGCTGGCGATCTGTTCCGGGTCATGGCCGTCGATCTTGGCGGTGGCCCAGCCGGCGGCGGCGAAGCGGGCGCATTGGTCGTCCGAGGTGGACAGCGCGGTGTCGCCGTCGATGCAGATGTGGTTGTCGTCCCACAGCACGATCATCTTGTTAAGCTTCAGGTGGCCGGCCAGGGTGATGGCTTCCTGGCTGATGCCTTCCATCAGGCAGCCGTCACCGGCGATGACATAGGTGTAGTGGTTGGCGATGCCGGCGCCATAACGGGCGGCCTGCATGGCCTCGGCCAGGGCGAAACCGACGGCGTTGGTGATGCCCTGACCCAGGGGGCCGGTGGTGGTGTCGGCGTTGCTGACATGACCGAATTCCGGGTGGCCGGCGGTGCGGTAGCCGAGCTGGCGGAAGTTCTTGATCTGCTCGATGTCCAGGTCATCGTAACCGGTCAGATACCCCAGCGAATACAGCAGCATCGAGCCATGGCCGGCGGACAGGACGAAGCGGTCGCGGTCGGCCCATTTGGGCGATTTGGCGTCGAACTTCATGAAACGGGTGAACAAAACGGTGGCCACGTCGGCCATGCCCATGGGCATGCCGGGATGGCCGGACTTGGCCTTTTCGATGGCATCCATGGACAGGAAACGGATGGCGTTGGCCATCTCGGCATGGGTGGCGGTATTGGGCACGGATGCAGTCATCGTTTCGTCCTTGGGATGGGTTAACGGGTGCCGGTCAAGCCCTGGGCGGCTTTGACCAGATGGTAGGTAATCAACAATTGCGACAGGGCCAGGGTGTGGCTGGTGGCGGTCTGGCCGGCCCGGTCGGTGAAGCGGCCTAAGGGGGCACGCAAATGGCTGGCCTCGGGGATCAGGCTCCACAACAGATCTTCCACCGCCTTGGCCCGACGGCCATCGATGCGACCGGAAATGTCCAACACATCCACCGGCTTGCCGTCGCTGTCCCGCGCCAGGGCCAGATGGAAACCGCCCTTGCCGCCGGCATCCAGCACCGGCCCCAGATCGGGATGGGCCAGGGTCGGGCGCAGCAAGTGGCGGGCATTCAACAGGGAATCGGCCCCGTCGGAGATGTCGCCGGGAGTGTCGGAGGACGGGGCGAAGCGGACGACGATGTCGGCGAAGCTGCGTTGCGGTTGCACATGGGCCAAGGAATCGGCCTCGCGGCGGTCCAGCGACAAGCGCACATCCTGGGGCGAATAACCGCGCTCGGCACAGTCGCGCGCCTGTTTCCAGCGGGTGCGCAAATCCTCGTCCGGCTCGACGAAGACCTTGACGTCGTAACAATCGCGCAAAATCCGGCTGTGATAGGCCAGCAAGCCCTCGACGATGACGAAGGGCTTGGGCTCCAGCCGGGCCGGCGGGCATAAGGTGCCGTCCTTGTGATTGTAGACCGGCTTCAGGATGGGGTGGCCCCGGCGCAGCAGGCACAGATGCTGCTCCAGGATGTCCACGTGGTTGCCCTCGGGGTCCAGCGCGGTGATGCCGATACGGCGGCGTTCGGCGCGGGAATGGCGGTGATAATCGTCGGCTTGCAGCACCGCGACCCGGTCTTGCCCCAAGATGGCGGCGATGCCCCCGGCCAGGGTGCTTTTGCCGGCAGCCGAATCGCCGACCACGCCAAGGATGATGGGCTGATTGTCGGGGCGCAGAAACGGCATCGGCCTCAGCCCTCCGCCCGGTGCCAGGTGGTCAGCATCTGCCGGGGATTGGCGTCGCCGCCGACCAACAGGCTATGGGTCCGTTCCAGACCATCGCGGCGCTCGATTCCGTCCAACAGCAGGCCCGAGGCGATACCAGTGGCGCAGAACACCACATTGTCGCTACGCACCAACTGGTCCAGTCCCATCCAGGTGCTGGTATCCAGCCCGGCTTCATCGACGGCGCGGCGTTCGGTGGTCAGTTGCGGATCAAGCCGGGCCAGGAAAGTGCCGCCCATCACCTTGGCGGCACAGGCGGCCAACAGGCCCTCGGCGGCACCGCCGGTGCCCATCAGCGCGTCGATGCCGGAACCGGGCAGGGCCGCCAGGATGGCCCCGGCCACATCGCCGGCGGGATAAAGCGTGACGCGGGCGCCAGCGGCCTGGATGGCTTCGACCAGGTTGCGGTGGCGGGGCTTTTCCAGCACATAGACGGTGAGCTGGTTTATGGGTTTGTCCAGGCAGTGGGCCAGGGCGGTCAGGCGCTCGGCCACCGGGGCGGTGGGGTCCAGATGACCGGCGGCTTGGGGCGGGGCCACCAGCTTTTCCATGTAAAAGGCGGGGCCGGGATCGAACAGGCTGCCGATGGGGGCCAGGGCCAGACAGGCCATGGCGTTGGTCAGGCCCTTGGTCAGGCAGGCGGCGCCTTCGGTCGGGTCCATGACCAGATCCCATTGATCCAGGCGGGCCGGGTCGCCCAGACGGACGGTGGAGCCAGCGATGATTCGGGCCTGGATGCCCTGGTGGATCAGTTCGGCTTCCATGGCCAGTCGGGCGGAATCGTCGCCGGGGCCGCGCTCGGGCCGGGTGAGGCGGATGAATGCCGCGCGCGCAGCCGCCTCGCTCGCCTTGCGCAGTTCATAGGCGCAAAGCGACAGGCCTTGGCGGACGTCGCGCAACTGGGTCATCCCTTCAGCTCCCTCCCACGAAGATGCTCTTTTTTCCCTATCCTGGCGGGTTGGGGCCGATGACGGAACACCCGCCGGGATATGGCGAAAATATCTTGTGGAGGGGCGGAACCCTGCCCGAGCGGGGAGGGAGAGTCAATGTTGCAATGCGAGGAAAATATGCCGGGTGGTTACTTCCCACCCGGAAGCATGCGGGTCAGCACATCGTCCTTGAGCAAGACGTGGTGGCGTAGTGCCGCCAGCACGTGGCCGATGACGATGGCCGCCAAAATCCAGGCCAACAGGCCGTGACCGTCCTCGGCCAGATCGTGCAACCCTTCATCTTTGGCCATCAAGGCCGGCAGAACCTGGAAACCGAACACAGTGAGCGCCCGTCCACCGGTTTCGACGATGGCGATGCCGCTCAATGGCAGAGCGACCATCAGCACATAAAGCCCCACATGGGCGGCTCCGGCCATCAGCCGTTCCAGCCCGACCATGGCTTGGGGCAGTTCCGGTACCGGCTTGGTCAGGCGCCAACCCAGACGCAGGACGGTCAGGCCCAGGACTAGGGCGCCAATGCTGGCGTGCAGAGCCTTCATCTCGTTACGGAAGTCGCCCTTGGGCAATTCCTCCAAGATCAATCCCAGGCTCCACAGGCCGATAATGACCAGGGCCATCAACCAGTGCAGGGACATGGCGACAGCATCGTAACGGGTGGGGGATGGCATGGCGAGCTCCGGTGTTGCAAAAGGAAACGGCGGGCATCATTGCCCGCCGTGCCTGAATGCAGCCTGAACGGAGCTTAGCGGCCTTCGCGCCCCTTCAAATAGAAGGCTACCGCCTGGGCGCGGTTGCCCACGCCAAGCTTGTCGTACAGATTTTTCAGGTGAAACTTTACTGTGTTGAGCGAAATGTCCAACTGGGTGGCCATTTGTTGATTGGTCAGGCCGCCGGCCAGGGCGGCCAGCAATTCCCGCTCGCGCGGGGTCAGACCGGCAAGCGGGTCGGACGCCAAGCTGGAAACGTCGATGAACGGGAACACCATGCGACCAGAGGCCACCGCCAGGATGGTATCGAGCAATTGCTCGGGTGTTTCCCGCTTCGAGCAAAAGCCGGCGGCGCCCAGGGTCATGGCCTGACGCGGCACGTCGGGGTTGGGGCTGCCGGTATAGACGATCAGCCGAGGCGCGTCGGCGCGGTTGCGCAAGGCCTGCAACACCGCCCGGCCATCCATGTACGGCATTTCCCAGCCGATGATCCCGACATCGAAGGGAATGCGTTCCACCGCTTCCATGAAGCGCTCGCCATCATCGGTGACGGCGGTCAGGTTGAAGCGGTCGTCGCCGGCGAAAATCTTCACCAGGCTGCTTTGCAGCAACGGGTTCTTTTCGGCGATGACGATATCGATCGGGCGGCTTTGCTGGACGGCCATGTTTTGGTTCCTTGCCCGGCTTCAGCCCCTAATGGCCATGACGGGATGGGGGGCATTATAAGCACACATGGCCATGATGCAAGGAAAAGAGTAGGTTTTGACCTACCCGATTTTTTTGACAATTCGCAACCCACCCGGAAGGATTGGTTGTGATTACAAGGATGCCGGGCGGGCCAGCAAAACCGCCAGTTCCGAGGCCGGAACCGGTGGGGCCAGGACATAGCCCTGGATTTCGTCGCAGCCGAGGCGGCGCAGGATTTCCACCTGCTCATTGGTTTCCACCCCTTCGGCGATGATGCGCCGGCCCAGGGCGTGGCCCATGGAAATGATGGCGCGGACGATTTCCAGCGATCCCTGGTCCCCGGCGATATCGGCGATGAAGGATTGATCGATCTTGACCGAATCCACGGGAAAGCGGCGGATCACCGACAGCGACGAGGTTCCGGTGCCGAAATCGTCCATGGACAAGGTGATGCCCATGTCGACCAGTTGACGCAAGATGGCGACGGCGGTATCGCTGTCGCGCGTGACCATGCCTTCGGTGATCTCGAATTCCAGGGCACAAGCCGGCAGGGCAGCGCGATCAAGCGCGGCTTGCACCAAGGCGACGAAGCCCGGCGCCCGCAACTGGCGGACCGACAGGTTGATGGCGATGCGCGGCGTTGCCTTACCCTGGTCCAGCCATTCGCGGTATTGCCGGCAGGCGGCGTCGATGGCCCATTCGCCAACGCGGCCCATCAGCCCCGATTCCTCCATCACTGGAATGAACTTGGCCGGCGACACCCGGCCCAACTCGGCGGCATTCCAGCGCAACAACGCCTCGACCCCGGTGAAGGTGCCCAAGGCCAGATCCAGCTTGGGCTGGAAGGCCAGGGTCATTTCATTTCGTTCCAGCGCCTGCGACAGACCGGTCTTGATGGCCAGACGCTCTTCCACCGCCGCGTTCATGTCCGAGGTGAAGAACTGAAAATTGGCCTTGCCGTGATCCTTGGCCCGATACATGGCGGCGTCGGCGTTCTTCAGCATGGTCATGGCATCGGAGGCGTCATCGGGAAAGACGGTGATGCCGATGGAGCCCGAGACAAAGGCCTCGCGCCCGGCCAGATCGAAGGGCTTGGTCAGGATGTCGAGGATGCGTCCGGCGACGGCGGGCGCATTCTGGTAGGTGCCCAGATTGGGCATCAGCACGGTGAATTCATCGCCACCCAACCGCGCCACCGTATCGCCCGAGCGGATGCAGGCGGAAAGCCGCCGTCCGGTTTCCTCCAGCAGCAGATCGCCCATGTCGTGGCCCAGCGTGTCGTTGACCAGTTTGAAGCCGTCAAGGTCGATGAACATCAGGCCAACCATCTGGCCGTTGCGTTCGGCCTGATGCACCGCCTGGCCCAGACGGTCCATGAACAAGGCGCGGTTGGGCAGGCCGGTCAGGGCGTCGAAACTGGCTTGGCGGCTGAGGTCGCGGGCGCGTTCCTCCAACCGGGTGACGGCGCGCACCAAGGTGTCCCAGGCGGGCATGCGCCCGGTGAGGTCGCGCAGCATCACCCCATAAAGGCCGCCGCCCAGCGGCAACACCCGCATCAGCACCGCCATGGTACCGCCATCGGGGCGGGCCAGAATCATTGGCACGCCGGCAGGGTCGTCGCTCAATCCCTCGGGGCCGTTGCTCAAATGGTGGCGATGGTCGGGGTGCAGCAGATGGC
This is a stretch of genomic DNA from Magnetospirillum gryphiswaldense MSR-1 v2. It encodes these proteins:
- the fba gene encoding class II fructose-bisphosphate aldolase (catalyzes the reversible aldol condensation of dihydroxyacetonephosphate and glyceraldehyde 3-phosphate in the Calvin cycle, glycolysis, and/or gluconeogenesis) codes for the protein MPLVSMRQLLDHAAEHGYGVPAFNVNNMEQVKAIMEAAAETDSPVILQASAGARKYAGEPFLRHLILAAAEAYPHIPVCMHQDHGTSPAVNIRAIQSAFSSVMMDGSLLEDGKTPSDWDYNVAVTRKVVDLAHACGVSVEGELGCLGSLETGMAGEEDGVGAEGKLDHSKLLTDPDEAAEFVKLTKVDALAIAIGTSHGAYKFTRPPTGDVLAISRIKEIHARIPNTHLVMHGSSSVPQDWLKIINENGGDLGETYGVPVAEIVEGIKHGVRKVNIDTDLRMAATGSIRKYMAENPKKFDPRDYLKPAMAGMKGICKARYEAFGTAGNASKIKPISLEDMANRYAKGDLDPKVN
- the tkt gene encoding transketolase encodes the protein MTASVPNTATHAEMANAIRFLSMDAIEKAKSGHPGMPMGMADVATVLFTRFMKFDAKSPKWADRDRFVLSAGHGSMLLYSLGYLTGYDDLDIEQIKNFRQLGYRTAGHPEFGHVSNADTTTGPLGQGITNAVGFALAEAMQAARYGAGIANHYTYVIAGDGCLMEGISQEAITLAGHLKLNKMIVLWDDNHICIDGDTALSTSDDQCARFAAAGWATAKIDGHDPEQIASAIAAARNADKPTLIACRTIIGKGAPNKCGSEKVHGAPLGADEIKAARDAANWPYEPFVIPDHVLAAWRAAGSRGAVERQAWEGRLSTLAAAVKAEFSRTQEGRLPDGWQAAVQAFKAKISAEQPKVATRKASQDALEVLTAAIPEMIGGSADLTHSNLTNTKACAPSIAAGAYAGRYIHYGIREHGMAAVMNGLALHGGFIPYGGTFLIFANYLWPALRMSALMEQRVLYVLTHDSIGLGEDGPTHQPIETIAALRATPNTLVFRPADAVETMEAYEVALLNHKGPSCFALSRQNLPTLRTTHTSDNLTAKGAYVLVEAEGKRQVTLLATGSEVSLALDARKLLAAKGVQAAVVSMPCWELFDRQSKEYRAEVLGDGCVRVAVEALTTFGWERYVGLDGAVIGMTGYGASAPADKLYAHFGITADAVADAALARL
- a CDS encoding phosphoribulokinase, translated to MPFLRPDNQPIILGVVGDSAAGKSTLAGGIAAILGQDRVAVLQADDYHRHSRAERRRIGITALDPEGNHVDILEQHLCLLRRGHPILKPVYNHKDGTLCPPARLEPKPFVIVEGLLAYHSRILRDCYDVKVFVEPDEDLRTRWKQARDCAERGYSPQDVRLSLDRREADSLAHVQPQRSFADIVVRFAPSSDTPGDISDGADSLLNARHLLRPTLAHPDLGPVLDAGGKGGFHLALARDSDGKPVDVLDISGRIDGRRAKAVEDLLWSLIPEASHLRAPLGRFTDRAGQTATSHTLALSQLLITYHLVKAAQGLTGTR
- a CDS encoding fructose-bisphosphatase class II family protein; amino-acid sequence: MTQLRDVRQGLSLCAYELRKASEAAARAAFIRLTRPERGPGDDSARLAMEAELIHQGIQARIIAGSTVRLGDPARLDQWDLVMDPTEGAACLTKGLTNAMACLALAPIGSLFDPGPAFYMEKLVAPPQAAGHLDPTAPVAERLTALAHCLDKPINQLTVYVLEKPRHRNLVEAIQAAGARVTLYPAGDVAGAILAALPGSGIDALMGTGGAAEGLLAACAAKVMGGTFLARLDPQLTTERRAVDEAGLDTSTWMGLDQLVRSDNVVFCATGIASGLLLDGIERRDGLERTHSLLVGGDANPRQMLTTWHRAEG
- a CDS encoding cytochrome b; translated protein: MPSPTRYDAVAMSLHWLMALVIIGLWSLGLILEELPKGDFRNEMKALHASIGALVLGLTVLRLGWRLTKPVPELPQAMVGLERLMAGAAHVGLYVLMVALPLSGIAIVETGGRALTVFGFQVLPALMAKDEGLHDLAEDGHGLLAWILAAIVIGHVLAALRHHVLLKDDVLTRMLPGGK
- a CDS encoding LuxR C-terminal-related transcriptional regulator, translating into MAVQQSRPIDIVIAEKNPLLQSSLVKIFAGDDRFNLTAVTDDGERFMEAVERIPFDVGIIGWEMPYMDGRAVLQALRNRADAPRLIVYTGSPNPDVPRQAMTLGAAGFCSKRETPEQLLDTILAVASGRMVFPFIDVSSLASDPLAGLTPRERELLAALAGGLTNQQMATQLDISLNTVKFHLKNLYDKLGVGNRAQAVAFYLKGREGR